The Apus apus isolate bApuApu2 chromosome 4, bApuApu2.pri.cur, whole genome shotgun sequence genome contains the following window.
GCTTGAACATCACAAGCATACtgcaagaaaaggagagagaaggaccCATAAAAAAATGCTGATCAGAAAAGGATTTCCTCACCTCCAAAACTCTAGTCCATTGTATAAAATTACGTGATTATTGATTTTTGCCCTTAAATACCAAAACGAAGCAGATGAAGGTGTGTATTGGGGATTTCGGATAACAAAAGTGTTTCGTGTTCTCTGGCAGGAGAGGAAGTTCTCCTGAAACATCTCAAGTTACAAACCTTTTTCATTCATCATGAGAGCAGACTTCAGATTCAGCCCCAATATCACCAGAATTTTTTAAGAGCATGACTCTTAaagaagcttttaaagaaacatcCTTCATATGAAATTATCAAAACTACTGGAGGACCTTAAAAGATTTGGGTTCTTCAACCAGATGGCGTATTCTTATGGATTCCAGTGACGAGCCAGAtttgaaaagctgtattttcctgCAACTAAATATCAGTAATCTCTTGGAAAAGGTGCTTCTAGCTTGTTCCTAGACAACTAGAAGCCTGAACTCTCCCCAGAACTCACACAGATACAAACTGAATTGCTGCGAGTTTGCATTGTATCTGCTATCTTCTGTCCTTGTCTACTACCCTACTTTGCTTCATTCCCTGCATTCACtatgttgtggggtttttttaaagtctctGCAAGCCTATAAAAAGGAGAATAAGGAACACTTATGTTGCCTTATCTGTTGGattccagttctgcacagactTAATCAAGCTTAAAAACATGACTGCATTTAAGTATCCTGCTGAATGAAAACCTTTTGCTGTGAACTCTTAATGTGTCTGCTATCAGCTCTATACCAAACATAAAATGGACCTTCAGTTTTTCTTGGGTATCTTGCAGACAATAttccatgctttttttctgtctccttctTTCAAGGGCCTCACTTCCAATAAAGGTACCCCAATGGCAAAAGTTCAccttttaaataacatttttaaaaatgaacaaagccagaaaacaaatgaaTCCACCTGTCTTTAGAATGCAGCAAAAGAGTTTCAATCTGTGGAAACTTCCTTCAGCAAGATGAGTAATGACAGAAGGTGACCCATATTTATACAAGTTACTCTTTTAACAAGGTGCACAGAGCAAGTAAGCATAATGCAAGCTATAAAATACCTCTAATGCCTTCATATATGCTCCAACATCAAGTTTCAGACCATCAGTTTCTTTATAGTAGCGTCTGGAAACAAAAGTGATAAAGTtgcaatgaaatgaaaatgttggcagttaaatacaaagaaaccacattttattatttctgtgccTATACAGGCGTCCATATGGCTGCAACAAAAAGTCAAGTCATCAGAAACTCTGGAGCCTTAATTTAACACCAGGAATTAAGTAAAGAACAGGCTCAGCACTGTGCGATGCCTGGGGAAAAGACCTCGGAGTGGATGCCCATCTGGCAGCTGGGACACAACTCTCCTGGTTCAAAGGGATTTCAACTAGCTCATATCAAGGATGAACTTGGCCTTTATTTTGCAGCACagagccctggctgctcagaaAGAGCAGCAGTTACATCTCTCTTCCTTTAATCAGCAACAGGGACGCCTTGGCAGATACAAGATGAGGGCTGgcaccagccagcagctctaACACCTTCTTCAGGACATCTGGAAGGGGACCAAGAACAGTTGTCCATCACTGCTCATCACCAGCCCCCCACATGAGAAAAGCCAAGGAACTGTTTATCAGGACAAAGAAAGCACTCCCAGCTAAATTCTGCTCCTTCTAAAAATGTTCCTATTGCCATGGAGCTCCTAAAATCAGTTAGTACCTTTCCAGTGTTTATCTGGAATACCCGTTCATACTAACACAGGTCTTCCAAGCTTTCCTGATCAAAGACAGGTTTCTATatgacaggggaaaaaaggtagGATGAGCAGTCAGTTAAGATTTTATGCCTTATCCTTCTGCCATTTTCGATTATTCAGCACAGGCTCCCTTTAAAATGACCACTTGACCTTTGCTAGAGCAGCCATTAACCTTCCATAGTCTAGCGTAAACAGCTTAATTTTCTGACAGTGGCATGACAGAAGAAATTACAAAGCCAATTCCCACTCTCAGCCCAAAACAGATGCTAAATGTAAATCACTCCATTTTCAGGAGGAGGGCATTCTGCTTCAGTGACTCCAACACTTCAGTTGCCTATGGCATGAAGGAAAACTTCAACCAAAATTCGACCAAGGCAGGCACCTTGTTAAGATCCACCCATTTACACTGATTCTGCACGATAAAAATGAAGCTGGCTTGTGGCTGTTGGTTGTCTATGGCCCTCTTGTCTATGGCcattattaattaataatttaccCAATTTAATAATGTAAGTAACCCAATTTATAATCTCCCTTCTTTGAGTCAGAATTCACCTATCAGGGCAAATCATTCAGAGCTCATTTTTACATTGTCTAAATGACtgaccattaaaaaaacatgctcGTGGTCAAAACTGAGCTCAGAATATCCAAAAATCTCTggttttcaatgaaaaataacataaaaaaaaataaaatcacagcagGCCTAGTTTAGAGCTGTCTACATCAATGAAtgtccaaataaataaatgcttttatgtGCACAGGGTACAAAGGCATTTTTGCATTGATCACCTTGCAAATCTTAAAGAAAGGTTGAATCTATATTTCATTGTGAAAGGTGGCACAACATAACATAAAACCTGGTTGTTTTGTGTACATTAAGCATTCTGGTGGCTCAACATTCTCTCCTTATCCTTCTGACTGAGAAGCAGCAAGGATTTTTCACCCGTGTTGCAGGATCAGAGCATGCCAGCTACAGCAACACAATGGATTGAATTGCTCCTTCCTGCTGATAAGTTCTACCCAGCTGGATCAATAACCCACAAACCAAGAAGGCTTTTCATGCCCCTTCCAGCCTATTGAACCACTGGAAAAAGTTGTCACTACAGTTTCCTCAAGCTAAACACATACAGTCTTCTTTTAAGCCCATACATGGCACAACAGTTAAGAATAACTCCAAGGCCATTGGGGTTTGTCATTATTCAGTGCTGGCATTAATAACCTTGTGTTTAAAATCCCCAAACACAGctaactagattttttttttttttttttttaggaaaacattccagTTCCctgactggatttttttctgcgTGTGACAGCAGGAGGTCAAATTTTATATTCTTGGGCTCTCCTCTTCAGTCTTCTCAGCCACCACACTCCACTCAGAGCCAGACGAAAATCTACCCCATCTCTGACATAGTTTGGGAGGAGTTCATGCAGTGCAGCTACTTTCATAAATTGGTAGGGTTTCCATATCAGCAAATATAGGGGGGACCTTACAGTGACCTTTCAATACCTGAAACAGGCCTGTAAGAAGGCTAGGGAAGAGCTcttcacaagggcatgtaacaataggacaaagggtaatggttttaagccagaaaagggtagatttaggttggacaccAGGAGAAAGCTGTTTAacatgagggtggtggatcactggaacaggttgcctagagaggtggtggaggccccatccctggagacgtTCAAGGTCAGCCTTGATGAGGATGTGATCACCCTGCTTAATGTAGGGGGgttagatgacctttaaaggtcccttccaactcaagacattctatgattctatgaaataaactATTCTTAACTTCTTATTCCCCATGTATAGCAATTCTCAAGCCACCAGCATCAAAGTGCTCCCTTATGTATGGCCCGTtggacttttttgtttgctttgggctTCTTtccctattaaaaataatttattttcagttcagaCAGGAACACATGGCTACAGGCAGCAGTTACACCAACAGCTCCCATCTCTGAGATCTTTCAGAGGCAAAACCAAACTGACAAGCAGTGCCCATCATCCCACTGGCCTCTTACAATACTAATTCACTGAGGGGTCACACACATCAAAGTCTAAATTCTCCATGATTTCTGCGGGTTTTTGAAGAGAATCTCAGACTTGCTCTCAAAACAACAAATGTTCTTTTCCTACTGGTTTACAAAACTACAGCTCTACAAAACCCTCCCACTGTCACCTGCAAAGATGCAGATTGTTTCATCAAAGTCTATCTCGGTCTTGAACAGTGACTTTGAAGAGTAGGAGGCTGGCATTTGCTGTGTTTATACACCAGGCTGTCTCCAGGTTCTCTAAAGGCTGCTACAGTTCCTCTTCAGAGGAGCAGCTACATTTCTCACTCTCCATAACTTGATTAAACACACCCACACAACTGCTTAGCCTGTGCTGTTGACAGAAGAAAGGCACCAAGGGCTGTAACACCACAGAGACTCTACTGACGAGTAGTTTCAAAATCAACTGGAGGATTAGCCCGTGGCAAGTTCAGTGACTTCCAATGTCTGCAATCCTGCACCAGCACAGGTGGCTCATGGGGAGCACCAATACCACCTTATTTTAGAGACCTGCACTGCAATCACCTCAGTTTTCCCCTACATCCCCAGAAAGGCTACAGGTAAGTGACCCAGGACAGGAGGCCAAGTTAGGTGACTTAATTACCCACTGAGGACTCCTCACTGACAAGATACCTGAGCAGATCAGCCTCCCAGTCCAGGCAGACAGATTAACTGCTTAAAAGGTGGCCACTATCTGGCTTCCATTAAGTACAAAGACaccagaggaaatgaaaaagtgCAGAGAGACTGGAGGAAGAAACAGTGCTTTACTCACCCCCTCCCAAGGGAGATCAAAACAGGCTTCTCCATCCCAatcagaagctgaaaagctttgTTAAGGTTTGCATAGGTGAAGTTTTCTGCTGCATCTCCAAGAACCACACagttggggtttgttttatCAAGTTCATCAAATTCGGGGACAAGATCTacagaaggagaaataaaaaaataaaatccacaaaCCCCTTACCATTTCAGATCCCATTGGAACTGATGGTTTTCCCCTGGATTTGTGTTTCCCTTCATTAATCACTCaacatgttaattaaaaaaaaaataaaaaatccaagtCTGAATCAGCTGTTCTTCAGACCCTCTATTCCCAACTGTATCCTGCTATTCCTGTCCTATaacaaagagcaaaataaaccaTTCCCTGCCCTTGCCTTAGCTCCCACCATCCATATCTCAGTGGTTCCTTGCACCCAAGCACCTAGACCTGAGGCAAACTCCTGGGTAGTTGAATGACAATGTGTAACAGTGAGGGCAGGACccacctccttcctctgcaCCTACACTGTACAGGAGAAAACACTTCACACTTAAACCTCTGCCATGAAAACAATGTAATGTCCTGCACAAGACCTCACCCACCTCCTAGTCTCTGTGGTTGATCAGCAGACTCCTCTGTGCACTTGCTGACCCCCAGTACAACTCTGTGCCTGCAACTCTGCCATAACCGAGACCTTGCTCAGACCAGACCGTTCAGGTCTGTTCCGCAGTCTCACAACTAAGGAAAAAGCTCTTCCCTGTAGGAAAACAACAGCTGGGAGCTCTTCCCTGCACGGCCTGTGGGAATTCACTGCTCTACTGGTAGTGCCCACGTCTCCCCGGGGTGTCCCCTTAGGTGTCCCTGCATCTGCTGCCGTGTTGTCCCACCGTTGTGGACGAGCAAGTGTGGCCTCAGGCCGCGCTCCTTCAGCAGGCGGCAGGCGGCTGGTGCCGGGGCCGTGACTTCGGCCACCGAGATGTCGAAGCCCATGCCCTGGAGCTTCTTCACAAACTTCTCCCGGGTCGCTTGGGTTTCGTtagtgcagagctgcagcttcagaCCAGATGCCTTGATCCTGCCGAGTAAAAGCAGCGAAGGGGTTAACCAGACATAGGAAGTGAGCTGAGACATCAGCTCCGCCGTCCCACACCTAACCTGGACGGTTGCAATAAAAATGCACTGGTGATGTTACAGACCAGGAGCAGGATCCCTTTCTGTGACCAAGACACACCTAAAATATTGATTCTGGGCGCTATGGTTGCAGTTTTCATGTGCAGAGCCCCTGCCATAGCATGTAACCACCCTTCCAGAGAGCTAAGCTGAACATGGCAGCACAGGTGATGTCCACCCATCCCAGGACACCACACACGCACACGCTCCTTCCACACCTCAAAAACTCCAAAATCCAATTCCTTTTCTATAAGATGGTCCACAGATGTGGACACACGTGACCTGAAGGCACTGCACGGCCATGAGTACAGTACCTGGTGAGAGACCACAGGCTGTGATCTGCATTTTAACTTGGATTTTCACCTTTCCACTTACTGATCACCTGCTGCAGTAACCTCCTGGAGGTAACAGCAAGGCTCTGCACGTCTGCAGACTCCAGGTAAGAGGCCAGCAAGTTGCAGTGATGCTTCTATCAACACTGGGGTGGGCTTCAGCTACATTTATCACTTCATCTCTCCTAAAACACCTGTGCTGTTACTTGGTGAGTAATCCTGAAAAATATGGTGCTGCAACCGACTCATTAATAAATGAATCTGCTATCTGCTTCtcaagggaagaaaacatgGCCCCAGGTGCCCACAGCCAAGGACAAGGCTTCTGTGAAGAAGTACTCTGCAATCTCGTGCAAGTCCTCTGCCTCTGAGCAGCTTTGTTTCCTGACCCAAGCTGGGGTGACCTCCTAGGGGTGTCACAAAAAggcctcttcttctccagtgATGAGCTGTCAGCTATTTGGataaataaagtatttcaaagTAGCCAGGGAAAGAAGAATTGAAAATTGATCACaattattataatatatatatatatgtttgcCAAAAGGACCGTCACTCAGCTCCTCAAATATATTAAGATACCTAATTTTTGTCAGCTTTAGTGTGaattttacataattttcttGGAGGAACTAAGCTAATATAGATTTAGAAACCTTTGAGGTTAGGtttagaaattaatattaaaatattattacattttttgtgTTAGGATAAAAATTAggataattttatatttaggATACTTAAggattatatattattatatataataatataaggattatattatattatatatatatattattataaaaaaGGACTTTTCTATTAGGAAAGCCTTTGCATTGATTCTCAAGACAACTAAATGTGGTGAGTTCCTTCTCTAAGGAAGATGACCCCAATTGGTTGGTGTAAACAGCAAAACCATGTCAGGGGAATGTATCTGATGATGAATTTTCCACCAAAGGATTCTTAGAAATCCAGTCCTGACCAGAGAGCCCCTTCCACTTCTTAAAACTGCACACCAGTGTCTTCTTCAATACCACAGGTGattcatttctttcttattatttGTCTTTCCTAATCATAGGTATGTGAATTATCAATTACACTTAGTGGTTAATTGCCCTTCATAAAGAtagcttttctattttaaattaggCAGTTAATACATTGTAACTAATAGCATCCACTTGTACATTATAAATATATCTTCATTGATTGGAGCAGTGAATGTGAGATTCACTCACAAGTTAATGAAGCAATTGAGTGAAGAAGTGCAGGGTGTACCCAGGGAATAATTATTGTTAATGAATTATGATGTGACCTTCTCAGAACAATGAACAATCGGTGTGACAGTGGGATGACAGCATTCCACATCTGTTATTTCAAACACAGTTTCAGCTGGAgttcaaaagcaaagcagtgcaATTGGGCTCCAAAACAAACTTTAACAGAGATTGTCGTGGttagaaagaaataatcttATTCTAAATGCAGAGCCTTTCTGCAGACTCTTAGGAAAAAGAAACCCATGATTCATCCATCACTGCCTGGAAGCAGCTATCTGTTGAATAAGAAGCTattctttctcttcttaaaGGTTTAGGGAATGAATCCAGGAACAACACTAACCACCGACTTGCCCTGACAAACAAATGTGCCCTCACAGGTCAGCTGGAGGAAAGCAGATTTGGCATTTCTGTATTACACATTAAACTCCTCAGTTTCAGATAAAAACCagagcagcatttctgaaaggCATGACCAAAACAGAAGCAGTCTGGACATATCCTGGACTGTTTCATGCCTTCATGAACTCAGCAATTAGAGCTCAACAAACGAGCTCAGTAAATGCTTAGGAGCAGGTGAGGTCTACAAAGAGTCAGGCCAACCTGGTCAGAAAATGGGACTCCTCAGGTGAAACATGAATAGGGCTCTCAAAAATATCTTGGGAGactacacaaaagaaaaatcacaaagaaCTCCAGAGAAgacttatttcttaaaaaaaaaaaaaaacaacaccaaaacaaacaaacaaaaaaacacaccaaaacaaatcaaccaaacaccaaaacccctatatttttaatgaagagcCACTTTTCCCTTCAAAGTTAGCAGTCTGTGAAGACCCCCTGCTAGCTCTGCACCAAATCCTTGTACAATACAGTCACACTCACCAGTATGAGCACGGTTatacacacactgggatgaaTCTACCCCTTGATGCCCAGCATGGGGACCctgagcagagcctgcaggCCAGCACCTATCAGCGAACAACTGTTAACTCAGAGCTTAAATAATTAGGGAGAGCTTTTAACAACAGGTCTACGTGGGAGAAATCCTGGCTCTGCTTGCATTTACAGCAAAATCAGCCTTCAGTTTTCATGGTCAGGTTTTGCACCAGGAGGAACTAAGAGATGTCTGACAGAGATGAGATGCTTTGCACAGGCAGTCAATACTCTACTGGAGGCACTGCTGCTAAACGTGCCAACTTAATGGGAAACCTTGAGCTACTGAGATGACCCAACCACCAGAGTTCACATTTTAAGAAGCATGTGTGGAGCAAGTTACCACCACTTCTAGTGCCAGCAAGTGTGGGGATGTTAGGAGCAGAATAAAGAACAACATTTATAAGGCGATGCCTTGTGAGATAAAGAGCAATGGATTAGATACCTGCAAGGGCAGAAGAATGAGGCAACAGCAGATGAAATACATTTATCAAGATCTCCAGCGTCTTAGAGATTTATTGACATCTGAATTACGGCAGCACAAGCAGAGCCAGGAACCCCAGTGGGTCAGGGCTGCAGCTGATTTCCACACCTCATGGCTGGGATTAGGATCCCAGCCAGactccagaagcagcagcaatcaATCCTGGTTAGAGCACAAGCCAAGCACACGGGCAGGCAGAGGGAACTCTGCGTGAGCCAGGTAGCTGTGGGCAGCCCAAGGCCAGCTCTGGGTCCCTGTTCGGGTccagcagcaggctcagccTCAGACAAATCCACTCCATTGCTGACATGCTGAACACAAAAGACATTTCTGAGCCCAAAATGACAAGCAGACAGATGAGCGCTGAACACCAACAGGTGGGTAAGGAGCCTTTTTCTAAGCCTCACCAGAGGAGGGATTTGAACCCGCTCCAGGCTGAAACAACCACTGGATTGCCCAAACAATCCCTAAATCTAGAACCAGGGCACCCAGCCAGCCCGGGGCATGCCGTGAGCACTTGCACGGGGGAGAGATGGAAATGAGGGGTTTAATTTCAGCCCCGAGCTGCCCCTCTTGCTACGCCAGCTCTTTGAACTGACCTTTACCTCattctgctggagcaggacacGAGGCTGAGTGACAATGTCCCACAATGCAATTACCGTGCGTCTGATGAGCCGGTCCCTTACAAATCACCTCGAACTTTACACATCTGCTGGCTGT
Protein-coding sequences here:
- the LHPP gene encoding phospholysine phosphohistidine inorganic pyrophosphate phosphatase isoform X2, translating into MAGWARAVRGLLLDVSGVLYDSGGDGGLPIAGSVEAVRRIKASGLKLQLCTNETQATREKFVKKLQGMGFDISVAEVTAPAPAACRLLKERGLRPHLLVHNDLVPEFDELDKTNPNCVVLGDAAENFTYANLNKAFQLLIGMEKPVLISLGRGRYYKETDGLKLDVGAYMKALEYACDVQAEVVGKPAKTFFESALAELGVPPEQALR
- the LHPP gene encoding phospholysine phosphohistidine inorganic pyrophosphate phosphatase isoform X1 — protein: MAGWARAVRGLLLDVSGVLYDSGGDGGLPIAGSVEAVRRIKASGLKLQLCTNETQATREKFVKKLQGMGFDISVAEVTAPAPAACRLLKERGLRPHLLVHNDLVPEFDELDKTNPNCVVLGDAAENFTYANLNKAFQLLIGMEKPVLISLGRGRYYKETDGLKLDVGAYMKALEYACDVQAEVVGKPAKTFFESALAELGVPPEQAIMIGDDIVNDVGGAQRCGMRALQVRTGKYRPCDENHPHVKPDAYVNNLAEAVDILLQQL